A genomic region of Dreissena polymorpha isolate Duluth1 chromosome 4, UMN_Dpol_1.0, whole genome shotgun sequence contains the following coding sequences:
- the LOC127878706 gene encoding zona pellucida sperm-binding protein 3 receptor-like — MNIFVLGALCVLSVIAMVSSTALYGGYPAYGGTVGYGNYGYGSVGGSMGGGVCKASFPNIPNARKVNFPPTVGTVVPYSCDSGFSPDPTSRMIATCDANGIWQPSVACLKQCQAALPTIPNARTSEVTGALTVGTVVPYSCDSGYSPDPTSRMIATCDANGIWQPSVACLKLCQASLPTILNAKPSAVPGPLTVGTVVPYSCDSGYSPDPTSRMIATCDANGIWQPSVACLKRKNYCLSF, encoded by the exons atgaacATATTCGTGCTGGGAGCGCTGTGCGTGTTGAGCGTGATTGCCATGGTATCCTCCACGGCATTGTACGGGGGATATCCGGCCTATGGTGGTACTGTTGGATATGGTAACTATGGATACGGAAGTGTAGGAGGCAGCATGGGAGGCGGCG TATGCAAAGCATCTTTCCCCAATATTCCCAACGCTCGGAAGGTTAATTTCCCGCCCACTGTCGGCACTGTGGTACCATACAGTTGCGACAGCGGCTTTTCGCCTGACCCGACCAGCAGGATGATTGCTACTTGCGACGCAAACGGAATTTGGCAACCGAGCGTGGCCTGTTTGAAAC AATGCCAAGCAGCTCTTCCCACTATTCCCAACGCTCGGACATCTGAAGTTACCGGCGCGCTCACTGTCGGCACTGTGGTACCATACAGTTGCGACAGCGGCTATTCGCCTGACCCGACCAGCAGGATGATTGCTACTTGCGACGCAAACGGAATTTGGCAACCGAGCGTGGCCTGTTTGAAAC TATGCCAAGCATCTCTTCCCACTATTCTCAACGCTAAACCATCGGCAGTACCCGGCCCGCTCACTGTCGGCACTGTGGTACCATATAGTTGCGATAGCGGCTATTCGCCTGACCCGACCAGCAGGATGATTGCTACTTGCGACGCAAACGGAATTTGGCAACCAAGCGTGGCCTGTTTGAAACGTAAGAATTATTGCCTGTCCTTCTAA